aaagtatcattttgacaTAACTAcagtttatttgacaatatacactcaatatgtgagacatgttatttagtttcattgtATACatattgcaatttcatttcaacacaactaaagtatcatttcaattcaattacaatttcatttgataatataaacacaatatgtgagacaagttatttagtttcattttggataaactataattttattttgttctgaACACACCAAAAATACgagatttgttaaaatttaacgGCTGTTGACGCCGTTTTagaaccatggtccaccgtataacaattAGTCgtttacaataaataaaattaaaagtaaaaaatgacTGCCCTAATATTATCTAAATCATATCTTAAAAGGTTAAATTCTCAACTCCAAGGGTCCTTCACACATTGccaaatataatatttgggAGGATATCAATTACGGTAACTCAATGACTTAgcaaatgtgacaaaatatcAATGCGCATAAGGAATCTGTCTACTTTGAACATAATCCTCACATTACCGCTTCGAAATGTTAATTTTAACTAATATCATTAAGACTATTTGCAGGCTATTTTACGGTAACCAATGTTTAACCAATGCGTTAATCTCTGCGAATTTccttcatattaaaaaaaaaaaaaatagagctaccaaactttaatttctttggccgtgtttggtaaataatcagcctatcagaaaattttagcttatttgaccactattagttgtttggttaataagctttttgtaactcaaaaatactaaaattcaaaaggctactcaaagtagctttttcaattagctttttgagtaaaaaaattataccaaacagctatcagctaacagctaatctatcaaacaactttctacaatcaaccaatattatcaattaatcataccttttaacccaatcagccaacccaatcagctaacagccatttaccaaatagggcctaaaattcaaaaggctgcTCAAattagccttttcaattagctttttgagtaaaaaaattataccaaacaactatcagctaacaactaatctatcaaacaactttttacaatcagccaatattattaattaatcatacctttcaacccaatcagctaacaaccatctATCAAAGACGgactttatttttcataaatcaatTACTATCTAAATGCGACAAGCGCAAGAAtcccaaaaagaaagaaaaaaaaaagtcaaaaatagtgacataaaaaaaaaaagtgatttctGTTATGAAGATTTATATATGTGGCCATGCTTTAGTGGTTGGTTATGTTTCCTACTTTATAGGGAaacatatatattgtattatgttgtttcattattattgatattttgCAATTATAGTTTTTTCCTCTACATGTTTCATGTAaaagtattgaataaaatattattatttattatttttgtagaaGATTCATGAGTAGAATCTCTTGTTCaattttcataacttgtttacttgatattttgatagtaacaacaataattcTGCATGTAGTCCGGATAATGATGCCATAACGtgtccagtttcatcaacaacttctacatccattttgcatctgttcattttcaagttcatatttctagaattagtatgaatgagtgtagtaattgattttgtgtgtgtatgtgtgctttttaaaatttttttggaaaaagtgtcaaataggccactgaacttatcgcttttgtgcaattgggccattgaacttaaaaagtgtgcaattcaaccatcaaacaagcaaaatttgtgcaattggactatttttacaaaaattttctggtaaaatccaattatattactaacatatatgtattaagagtgacattttcttctaccatactagttgggagtcaatattgaaatgtttatagtaatttatatgcatatatatacaaatacatattaattaatattttgtataacatacattaattatattactattaataTCATAAGGCTACATAGACAAAGAAAATTCAACCAATTTTTAATTCACcatattaaacaataaaattctttttatttattgcgGATCATGCGAATAATATATTGTAGCATAAGATGGTCCACAAAATTTTGGTTCATATAACATAATCCATGCATAATAATGTacagtaaaaataattaataataatatatagtaaatTGGTCAATATATACTAATGTATTACAATATCCAtcttaagtaataatttatttttaatttaaattgatattaaattttttactatacataattatcataaatttgACTCGTCTCACAAATTACTCACACAAGTATGACTCTGTCAAAATATCTTTtcaattgatttattttttatgtgtaATTTAGTCCTTATTACATAGAAAGTTTTTGCACTACCAGAAAGAGAAGGCATCTACGAAGGTGTCTTCTTCGTCACCAAGTGTCGAGACAAGAAGAGGCTTCTTGAAGAATGGGATTAAGGCTACCATAGCCCATAACTGCTTAAGGCTTATTattgtttaaatatatatattttaaaattttttaatgaggttatttgttttaattcaaagtttaaaattagTTCTGGACATACTAACTCTTATCCGTATTATATATGTAAGGCGTGCTCCAtatgagaataaaataaaattgttttgttaataaatGATACTCATCGATTTCGATGATCTAAAGATTaacaaataaggaaaaaaaaaaaaaagaattgtgcaaattttataaataaacaaatctgattttataatatttttgaatcatTGATGATGTATATTAATGGCTCAGATCAGTCCACACTTTCACGGAAgcttacccaaaaaaaaaaaaaagtaaaaatcatATCCGGCAAAAATCCAGGTCATATTCTTGTCATTTTCATCACCCCAAATTCCCGTCCTCTTTGTTTTCTCAGTTGCTTGAAACAcctacacatatatatacagtacAGACACTCCCCAACACATTCTCTTTCTTGTTTAGTTTCCTCAAATTAACCTCATATCATATCAAAAACATCATGGGTTTCCCCGAAATCCTTGATTTAGTGTTCATCGTTTCTGTCTTATCCTTCAACGTTGTAACCTCTGCTTGCTCCGGCGAAAATTGCCAGGTAATCAATACtcctcttcatttttttttctctaatttatttattgatttagcGTGATATTTACAGATTAATCAAGCTTTGTTTGTTGATAAtttggttttttgttttcttgttctTGAGGTTCTTGAGGAATGTTCAGACTGTGGAGCAGGGATGTTCTGCCTGTCATGTCCGCTGGGATTTTCAGGTGCAAAATGTGTTAGATCCACAGCCACAGATCAGTTCAAGCTATTGGTACGTCAATTCTCTATTGTTTGTTTTTCTAAATGTTCATTTCTggagaaaattaaaatgaagaattcttaaattttattgtgAATAGTTTCTGTTTTGTTTGGCAGAACAACTCTCTACCGTTCAACAAATATGCGTTTTTGACTACCCATAACGCATTCTCCATTACTGGTTGGTCATCTCGTACTGGTGTTCCCAATGTTGCCCCTAAAAACCAAGAAGATTCCATCACCCAACAGCTCAATGTAGGTATCTGTTTGCGTTTACttcaattctctaatttttaattttttaatgtgttgCGGAATTTGATGTTAGAACGGAGTTCGGGGGTTAATGCTGGACGTGTACGATTTCCGAGGAGATGTGTGGTTGTGCCATTCATTTGGAGGCAAATGTTATGACTTTACAGCTTTTGTATGTCACACATCTGCACTGTTATGTTTGATTGAAAGATGTGTTTTGTctgaattaaaacttttaaacgTGTTTATCTGTTTGGTGATAATAAGGAGCCTGCAGGGGACACGTTGAAGGAAATCGAAGCTTTTTTATCAGCCAATCCATCAGAAATCATAACGATAATCTTGGAAGACTATGTTAGTGCCCCGAAAGGGTTGACCAAGGTTTTCACAGATGCCGGGTTGATGAAATACTGGTTTCCTGTGTCAAATATGCCCAAAAATGGTGGAGATTGGCCTCTTGTTAGTGATATGGTTGCTAAAAACCAGAGGCTTTTGGTGTTCACTTCGGTCAAATCCAAGGAACAGAGTGAAGGCATTGCATACCAGTGGAATTACATGGTGGAAAATCAATGTAcgttacaaaaatttaaactgatactgtatatttattatttatatatattatgttgaccCCGACTTTTCTGTAATCTAAAGACGGGGATGGTGGAATGAAGAAAGGGAATTGCCCGAATCGGGGAGAATCACCACCACTTACGGACACTACTAAATCACTGGTTTTGGTGAACTTCTTTGGTTCAGTTCCATTGGAGCCAATGGCTTGTGTGCAAAACTCAGGGCCCCTGATTGACATGGTGGGCACATGCTATCTTGCTGCTGGTAATCGTTGGGCTAATTTCTTGGCTGTTGATTTTTACAAGGTAGTAAAATCGCGTGTGCGAATATCATACATGATTGAACCGAGCGATTATTTGGATCATTATTAAAGGGGAGTTAATTAACAAGTTATGTTGTTGCAGAGAAGTGAAGGAGGAGGAACATTTCAAGCTGTTGACAAGCTGAATGGGGAGCTGTTATGTGGGAAAGATGATGTGCATTCTTGTGTGGTAAGTCATATGGGCTAGACTTATTTTTCAATGAGTACATATATGCCTTAAAATAATGCCCATGGTTTACACCAAACCTGAAAATAGTGTGAATTTTTACTGTACTACAAGAAATATCGTCTATTTCTAACTATTAAAGTGGTTATAaactttcaaactttttaacatttttttaaccCCACCAACCACGGTTGGAAagtgattgaaaattttgatcatCAATTACACAAACAACAAActcatgtttattattattattattatttttaaaataatcactttCTAGTGGTCAGAAATCTTAACGTTTCCGATAATATACCttcaattacaaaatttaaaaaagttgtACTTGTCGGATAGTTCTTCAAATGTGTAGTTACGAAAATTGTTTTATGTGGCCTCGAAAGGGGTTGAGTGGATAGAACATGATTCTCGTATCAGAAAGTTACGACTTCAATTCTTGTTAACACTACTCTCTTAGTTGAGCCCGTCACGTAGGTTTTTCTTAATGCAATTTACATCtcttgtgtggtttgtgtgtAGTTAAAACACaagaacaaatttttttttagtgtgatTTACATCTCTTGTGTGGTTTGTGAGTTACACAATTCACACTATTAAACAGTGATTATGAATTTTCTGGCCTAAAAAAATGTGTCACGTTTATAAATGCAGGGAGGATCTAAATAAGGAGCCTGCAGAAGGTGGAATACATCAATACAAGAACACTGCAAGACATTCTAATAATCATAGATTATGCGActtcaaattgcaaatttgtCGGCAAATGACAACATAATTTAGGTGCATTTCAGGCTAGCTATAAGCATAGGCAAGGAGGATGTAGTAAAGTTGTATAAATGACTATTGAGCAACGTGTTTAAGTCAGTTATAATGTCACACTAAAAGTGTGAAATgttttaataacttttttttttttaatttttatatctaTTGATCAAGTAGGAGGATTGAGTCATTTAAGCATGAGTTGTTTTAATAAGGAGCCCGCATGGGTAGTTCAGTTGGTTATCGGGGTGAAATCTGAGAAGAAAGATCAAGAATTGAGTCTCACCAGCGACAGTGTCGGAGCAACCTTTCAAAGTGCGGAGAGCTCTCTGTGCGCAGTAAGCAAATGTGACAACTTAAGTGAGGAAGGCTCtttgtgcgcagtaagcaaaTGTCTCGGCTTTGTGTTCAACTGAGTTACTATGATTTACGGAATTCATTATTAGAGTAACCTAAACCACTCAAATCCAAAATGAGGTTTTTTTAACCAATgccaaggaaaaaagaagaaaaaaaaaattagctggCGTCAGTAGGGCATGTGCGTTGTTAGAGCCGGATTTTaggggcgtgcaagatgtgcaacaacacgggccccaaaattttgggggtccCTAGTCCAGCCTTGacccaatagttagtatatgtatttgtgattatattgactcaaaattaagttttcataactgatctaaattctactacgtattattcaaaagaaaatttatactccgtaatattcacgCCAATAACTTTCTTCAATTCggagtttatttatactttaatagggtctcacttatttaccagcataaggccacgcaaataaaaaaaatcaagcatATGCATTTCATGCACCCTTTGGAATGCAAATTAACTttcatctctctcatctctcttcTCTTATCCATATAAGCTAAGGTTGTAGGAATTGACATTCGATTAGGTATTAGTCATTGTTATGTGAAAGTTTGAAGGGATTGCTCGATCATTATACTGTTGTTCATGGTTCACTTTGTAAAATAGGTCactaatatataaattcatttttaatatacactccgtattattttttaatatattacctaaaaataaatatttagctAGTACATTAAACATctacatttattaatattctATCTTGTAATGTTGACACGTTTCACAATATAATTAGCCGCATTTGTCTAGAAATGGTCACAATTTGGGCCATGTTTATAAAGCCCTTTGTGGTTTGGGCTTTGAAGTCTTAATGAGTTTGACCCTTACCATCCAATAATATTGTGTTAATACGTTTTTATATGAATACTTGATAGTAAGGTAATACTatatttaaaatagaaaatcaCCGTCTTGCATTAAAATCATCACATAATATTTCATTCTTTGGTATAACagttaaaaaaattctttattttttttaattgttacaCGTGAATTAGTTGACTCCACTAAGAATTAACATTCATTTCTTGAcatgcctttttttttaaataataaaaattttaaagtattttttattgttactgttgatttgaccaacttcACCAtgagttaataaaaaaatgtatatatcaaTTAACCTAATTGTTTGAAACAGTTGGTAGGTGAACTGTCAATGTTTGAAGCAGCTGTCCACGTTTGAAGCAGTTGGTAAGTAAACTGTTAATGCGCCTATTCTTTAACTCTGTTGTCAAAATGTTAATTCCCCAACCCCAAAGGCCTCCCACGCTCCGACCCGGCAAAACATCTATATATGCATTATATGTCAAGGATATCGACTCATATAACAATATTagtcaaaaatataaaatcagaTACTCGTCTCaactaaatagtaaaaatacaataaaaatcttCAAATACCATTACAGATAGAAGTCAATAAAGACACTTATGTAcacatacaatataatgtatatgatcaagattcaagaatcaTTTCTCATAGGTTGCATTCATCATATTTTGATCTTGGAAGAAGTGGATGTCATGAATATAAACAGCTAAGCATTATTAATCCATGATTACGATCGATCATGTTGTTGGTCCAGAGAGAAACATCAACTTTTCCGAGCTGTAATAAGTTGTTTGTCCGATGTTCTAGAAGCACAAGGACTAGTTTCCTCAACATCAaacaacaataaattaattaatcaaagaaAAATTACCATGTTATATCCAGTgtactgttgcaaaaatcccgcctaaaCGTCAGCCGACCGCCTAGCGCATCCCCGTAATCGGTGGTCAAGGTGACCGCCTAGGCGTTAATAACCGCCTAGGACGCTGACTAAGCCGCCTAGTCGGatgattagctattgttcttttgttttttcttaatgggtaatttcaatcaaaatgtcattgttttGGGGGTAATAACCCTTAATTATTCAGAATtatgtttttaggttaatatttaatattttagcattaattattaaagtattaaatagtttataattatcaagtcctaaaaaactaaaaattttaaataagtttttaaaaaataaaaaatacacaagcgcctaggcaccgattaatcacTGCCTAGGCGCCCGAGTAACgcctaacattttttttcagCCATATGGTTATATcccatttcaactaaaaaaaattaacaatgtaATTCTCACTCACGTGTGCTAGCTGCAGAGATTCAAACTTAACATTTAACCTTTTGGAATCCAACtacattaaataattaaaaagatgtGTTAATCGAATTACaactataaatttaaattaatgcttgaactgtatatatattattatatgctcaacaacaCAGTTGCATGCAAAATTAACTTTAGATATCAAGAGATTCAACCCTAAAAATATGTTTTATAGGTCCCCTTGGACGCCAGAACCTCTGTAATATGTGTCTAAAACATAAGACAAATAAACGTAAACTTAATTGGATTATCCACATTACTCAGCTCATTTTTGCAAGAATAATGTTTGTATCCCCTCAGTTTTTCACATCCCATCTTCCATAGTTAAATTTTACGAGATTAGTCTCACAGTGGTATAGATATTTAATGCCGCATGCAAAAAAGGATAATGATGTTAGGATAATACCTTATGCAAAAATAATCACTTAAATAGTAAGTTTTAGATCAAGCCATTTCCAAACACATAGGTGTGTAGCTCGTCTTTTAGATCTTCATATAgtctaaatatattttttaaaaaagtactCTTTAGGTTGCGTTCACTTCAAttctttgttttctatttttcaactCTGGCATATGTTGCACTAAATGAGTGGACCCCTTTCCCACGCACGCACGCACCAATCGAACCTCTCAAGAATGGTACGTATCATAGGCACACAAGTCAATACCCGAGTTCTACCATAAAAGCTAAGTCAAGAATAGAGATTTGACACTAGCTAACTTAAGTACTTCTCTACGATCTCTTGTAAAGTCAATCATATCATAAGCTCAAGAAAAATGTATGTAAGAGCATATGCATGACTTGGGGACCATAGCTACTAAGGGCTAAAATTGATTTCtccatatataaaaataaataatatagagTGTTAAATGGATAAGCATGATACAAACATGCATATAATGTGGAAACCATAACGGTAAAAATAGAGCATCAGTTCCACATGCAGCCATGACCATGGATGGAGTGAAGGGGATTTGGAGATCAGAGAAAAAGCACGTAGAAGAAAGATTATTTAGGACTGAAGTGAGCTTGAGATTATTTGTCTGATCCCTAAACGTTTATGTTAGATCATctccctatttttttttttttttgctcaacTCCCTTTTCTTTGACTATAATGGAATATTATTTCATTAGCTACTATTCTCATTGATATTACTAATTCATGCATCCATTATAAATTTATGAACTacgctttcaaaaaaataaatttatgaattaCAGTTGGCTTTAGACTCTATCTCTACCTTAAAAACTCCAAGTCTAGAACCTTATCAAATAATGTGTGCTTTAACATCCTATCAGCTGACATGACGACacaatacaatatataattatttcacATATATAAGCCATTGAACAACGAAGGGAAGTTTGAGATTATTGGAACAAGTTGGGGTGGGAGGCGATTG
This portion of the Ipomoea triloba cultivar NCNSP0323 chromosome 5, ASM357664v1 genome encodes:
- the LOC116021095 gene encoding PI-PLC X domain-containing protein At5g67130, encoding MGFPEILDLVFIVSVLSFNVVTSACSGENCQVLEECSDCGAGMFCLSCPLGFSGAKCVRSTATDQFKLLNNSLPFNKYAFLTTHNAFSITGWSSRTGVPNVAPKNQEDSITQQLNNGVRGLMLDVYDFRGDVWLCHSFGGKCYDFTAFEPAGDTLKEIEAFLSANPSEIITIILEDYVSAPKGLTKVFTDAGLMKYWFPVSNMPKNGGDWPLVSDMVAKNQRLLVFTSVKSKEQSEGIAYQWNYMVENQYGDGGMKKGNCPNRGESPPLTDTTKSLVLVNFFGSVPLEPMACVQNSGPLIDMVGTCYLAAGNRWANFLAVDFYKRSEGGGTFQAVDKLNGELLCGKDDVHSCVGGSK